From one Microbacterium sp. 10M-3C3 genomic stretch:
- a CDS encoding acetate kinase, translating into MSRILVVNSGSSSFKYQLLDAESERVLASGLVERIGETSADPEATGVATHTVTAAGLGVAADGAAHTVADVTSEIRRVIPDHTAGFQVMLDAFAAHGPSLEDDPPVAVGHRVVHGGARFFAPTLITSLVEINIDELSVLAPLHNPANLAGIRAAKTAFPDVPHVAVFDTAFHQTLAPAAYTYAIDAELAEAHRIRRYGFHGTSHKFVSEAAAAFLGRPLAELRQIVFHLGNGASVTAVAGGRSVETSMGLTPLEGLVMGTRSGDLDPAVLLHLARRADLSIAELDDLLNKRSGLKGLAGVGDMRDIRAGVAAGDAAATLAWDVYIHRLRAYAGAYLAQLGGADVVVFTAGVGENVPEVRAEALATLGFAGVEIDPERNAARRRGIRVISTDASPVTVLVVPTNEELEIARQALQVARG; encoded by the coding sequence ATGAGCCGTATCCTCGTCGTCAACTCGGGCTCGTCGTCGTTCAAATACCAGCTGCTCGACGCCGAGAGCGAGCGCGTCCTCGCGTCGGGGCTCGTGGAGCGGATCGGGGAGACCTCCGCCGACCCGGAGGCGACGGGCGTCGCGACGCACACCGTCACCGCCGCGGGCCTCGGGGTCGCGGCCGACGGCGCCGCCCACACCGTCGCCGACGTCACGAGCGAGATCCGGCGCGTCATCCCCGACCACACCGCCGGGTTCCAGGTCATGCTCGATGCGTTCGCGGCGCACGGTCCGTCGCTCGAGGACGATCCGCCGGTCGCGGTGGGGCATCGCGTCGTGCACGGCGGCGCCCGCTTCTTCGCCCCGACGCTCATCACGTCGCTCGTCGAGATCAACATCGACGAGCTGTCGGTGCTCGCTCCGCTGCACAACCCGGCCAACCTCGCGGGCATCCGCGCGGCGAAGACGGCGTTCCCCGACGTGCCGCACGTCGCCGTGTTCGATACGGCGTTCCACCAGACGCTCGCGCCCGCCGCGTACACGTATGCCATCGACGCCGAGCTCGCCGAAGCGCACCGCATCCGCCGCTACGGGTTCCACGGGACGAGTCACAAGTTCGTGTCGGAGGCCGCCGCGGCCTTCCTCGGCCGTCCGCTCGCGGAGCTGCGGCAGATCGTCTTCCACCTCGGCAACGGCGCGTCCGTGACGGCCGTGGCGGGCGGTCGCTCGGTCGAGACGTCGATGGGGCTGACGCCGCTCGAGGGTCTCGTGATGGGGACGCGCTCGGGCGACCTCGACCCTGCGGTGCTCCTGCACCTCGCGCGCCGTGCCGATCTGTCGATCGCCGAGCTCGACGATCTCCTCAACAAGCGCTCCGGCCTCAAGGGCCTCGCGGGGGTGGGCGACATGCGCGACATCCGTGCCGGCGTCGCTGCGGGCGATGCCGCCGCGACGCTCGCGTGGGACGTCTACATCCATCGCCTCCGCGCCTACGCCGGCGCGTACCTGGCGCAGCTGGGCGGGGCGGATGTCGTCGTGTTCACCGCGGGGGTCGGCGAGAACGTGCCCGAGGTGCGGGCGGAGGCGCTCGCGACACTCGGCTTCGCGGGGGTCGAGATCGATCCGGAGCGCAACGCGGCGCGCCGGCGCGGCATCCGCGTCATCTCGACGGACGCGTCGCCGGTGACGGTGCTCGTGGTCCCGACCAACGAGGAGCTCGAGATCGCGCGGCAGGCGCTTCAGGTCGCGCGCGGCTGA
- the pta gene encoding phosphate acetyltransferase, which produces MAKSIYISSAEGHSGKSTIALGALEALSHATPRVGVFRPIARSTVERDYVLEMLLDHDSVDLDYDDCLGVTYDDVRADPDAALGRIVERYKAVEARCDAVVVIGSDYTDVSSPAELAYNARIAANLGAPVLLVVGGRAQQGQSEQLGISTARTPDEVGQAVAVALQELAHERAELLAIVVNRADPERLDDVVAAARGAAEADRTRAGGPAASVPVWALPEDRFLIAPSVRGVMRSVGGELVEGDPALLTREVLGVVVAGMSMVNVLPRLQESAIVVIPADRTEVLLAALLAHASGTFPSLAGIVLNGGFELPESILRLMEGLGSTLPIITSDLGTYETAVRIMNTRGRLAADSQRRYDTALAMFERHVDTAELTRLLGVAKPTVVTPLMFEYGLVERARSGRRHIVLPEGDDDRVLRAAATVLSRGIADLTILGEEIEVRNRAIELGIDLRAAQVVSPFDAVLVHKFADEYARLRAHKGITYARAADTVTDISYFGTMMVHMGLADGMVSGAAHTTAHTIRPAFEIIKTRTGVSVVSSVFLMALADRVLVYGDCAVVPDPTVEQLADIAVSSAATAAQFGIDPRVAMLSYSTGESGSGADVEKVRAATALVRERAPQLLVEGPIQYDAAADAAVAAAKMPGSDVAGRATVFVFPDLNTGNNTYKAVQRSAGAVAIGPILQGLNKPINDLSRGALVDDIVNTIAITAIQAQGESAATDAEDAA; this is translated from the coding sequence GTGGCGAAGAGCATCTACATCTCGTCGGCCGAGGGGCACTCGGGCAAGTCCACGATCGCGCTCGGCGCCCTCGAGGCGCTCAGTCACGCGACGCCGCGTGTGGGGGTGTTCCGCCCGATCGCGCGCTCCACCGTCGAGCGCGACTACGTGCTGGAGATGCTGCTCGACCACGACAGCGTCGACCTCGACTACGACGACTGCCTGGGCGTCACGTACGACGACGTGCGCGCCGACCCCGACGCCGCGCTCGGCCGCATCGTCGAGCGCTACAAGGCCGTCGAGGCGCGCTGCGACGCCGTCGTCGTGATCGGCAGCGACTACACGGACGTCTCGAGCCCCGCCGAGCTCGCGTACAACGCGCGCATCGCCGCGAACCTCGGCGCCCCCGTGCTGCTGGTCGTCGGCGGGCGCGCCCAGCAGGGACAGAGCGAGCAGCTCGGCATCAGCACCGCCCGTACGCCCGACGAGGTCGGCCAGGCGGTGGCCGTGGCGCTGCAGGAGCTCGCGCACGAGCGCGCCGAGCTCCTCGCCATCGTCGTCAACCGCGCCGACCCGGAGCGCCTCGACGACGTCGTCGCCGCGGCGCGCGGCGCGGCGGAGGCCGACCGGACGCGCGCGGGCGGACCCGCCGCATCCGTCCCGGTGTGGGCGCTGCCGGAAGACCGCTTCCTCATCGCGCCGTCGGTGCGCGGCGTGATGCGCTCGGTGGGCGGCGAGCTCGTCGAGGGCGACCCGGCGCTGCTCACCCGCGAGGTGCTCGGCGTCGTCGTGGCGGGCATGTCGATGGTCAATGTGCTGCCGCGGCTCCAGGAGTCGGCGATCGTCGTGATCCCCGCCGACCGCACCGAGGTGCTGCTCGCCGCTCTCCTCGCGCACGCATCGGGCACCTTCCCCTCCCTCGCGGGCATCGTGCTCAACGGCGGCTTCGAGCTTCCGGAGTCGATCCTGCGCCTCATGGAGGGGCTCGGCTCGACCCTCCCGATCATCACGAGCGACCTCGGCACGTACGAGACGGCCGTGCGGATCATGAACACGCGCGGCCGGCTGGCCGCGGACTCCCAGCGCCGCTACGACACCGCGCTGGCGATGTTCGAGCGCCACGTCGACACCGCCGAGCTCACGCGGCTGCTCGGCGTCGCCAAGCCGACCGTCGTGACGCCGCTCATGTTCGAGTACGGGCTCGTCGAGCGGGCGCGTTCGGGTCGGCGTCACATCGTGCTGCCGGAGGGCGATGACGACCGCGTGCTGCGTGCCGCGGCGACCGTGCTCTCCCGGGGCATCGCCGACCTCACGATCCTCGGCGAGGAGATCGAGGTGCGCAACCGCGCGATCGAGCTCGGCATCGACCTGCGCGCGGCGCAGGTCGTCAGTCCGTTCGACGCCGTGCTCGTGCACAAGTTCGCCGATGAGTACGCGCGGCTGCGCGCGCACAAGGGCATCACGTACGCCCGCGCCGCCGACACCGTGACCGACATCTCGTACTTCGGCACGATGATGGTGCACATGGGGCTGGCCGACGGCATGGTATCCGGCGCCGCGCATACGACCGCGCACACCATCCGGCCCGCGTTCGAGATCATCAAGACCCGGACGGGCGTCTCGGTCGTCTCGAGCGTGTTCCTCATGGCGCTCGCCGACCGCGTGCTCGTCTACGGCGACTGCGCGGTCGTCCCCGATCCCACCGTCGAGCAGCTCGCCGACATCGCGGTGTCGTCGGCGGCGACCGCCGCGCAGTTCGGCATCGACCCGCGCGTGGCGATGCTGTCGTACTCGACCGGCGAGTCCGGCTCGGGTGCCGACGTCGAGAAGGTGCGCGCGGCGACGGCCCTCGTGCGCGAGCGCGCGCCGCAGCTGCTGGTCGAGGGGCCTATCCAGTACGACGCCGCCGCCGACGCCGCCGTGGCGGCCGCGAAGATGCCCGGGTCGGATGTCGCGGGCCGGGCGACGGTCTTCGTCTTCCCCGACCTCAACACCGGCAACAACACGTACAAGGCGGTACAGCGCTCGGCCGGCGCTGTCGCGATCGGCCCGATCCTGCAGGGGCTGAACAAACCCATCAACGACCTCTCGCGCGGGGCGCTCGTCGACGACATCGTCAACACCATCGCGATCACCGCGATCCAGGCTCAGGGCGAGAGCGCCGCAACGGATGCGGAGGACGCCGCATGA
- a CDS encoding DUF1266 domain-containing protein → MRYARAIEQWRRTRPRENARRALALAGIVAVGVAIGFGVAFSLSPTGTELENPFFGGFAGFIVAVLSGSIGLARWDAGAPRRAQLAYRSGSGLPELTERQQQVLALDAASDFSFGGWNSSLAFAWTWVEMPADVRRRYADGARGTSPWPWLAITPLSQLRSELDRQYRIASATDVEVLVADVVAEGPLSQRFREVLASPEAETMTSRVAAVASTTVFDVLELGEARDGRPAELLLAGDVERAIGGVRYAYMAGHVDAERAWELLDTLAALAFAHYRSYEEYWARVAIATAFRTDSLEAVEKQRANLFGLRERGWPSASVPFPSTVSEARA, encoded by the coding sequence ATGCGGTACGCCCGCGCGATCGAGCAGTGGCGGCGCACCCGACCGCGCGAGAACGCGCGGCGGGCGCTCGCGCTGGCGGGCATCGTCGCCGTCGGAGTCGCGATCGGGTTCGGCGTCGCGTTCTCGCTCTCGCCGACGGGCACCGAGCTCGAGAATCCGTTTTTCGGCGGGTTCGCCGGCTTCATCGTGGCCGTGCTGTCGGGGTCGATCGGCTTGGCCCGGTGGGATGCCGGAGCCCCGCGTCGCGCGCAGCTCGCCTACCGGTCGGGGTCGGGACTGCCCGAGCTGACCGAGCGCCAGCAGCAGGTCCTCGCGCTCGACGCGGCGAGCGACTTCTCCTTCGGCGGCTGGAACTCCTCGCTCGCCTTCGCGTGGACGTGGGTCGAGATGCCGGCGGACGTGCGTCGGCGCTATGCCGACGGCGCGCGCGGCACGTCGCCCTGGCCGTGGCTCGCGATCACGCCGCTGTCGCAGCTGCGCTCCGAGCTCGACCGGCAGTACCGCATCGCCTCGGCGACCGACGTGGAGGTGCTCGTCGCCGACGTCGTCGCAGAGGGTCCCCTCTCGCAGCGGTTCCGGGAGGTGCTCGCCTCCCCCGAGGCGGAGACGATGACGTCGCGAGTGGCCGCCGTCGCGAGCACGACGGTCTTCGACGTGCTCGAGCTCGGCGAGGCACGCGACGGGCGCCCGGCCGAGCTGCTGCTGGCCGGCGACGTGGAGCGCGCCATCGGCGGTGTCCGCTACGCCTACATGGCCGGGCACGTCGACGCCGAGCGCGCATGGGAGCTGCTGGACACGCTCGCCGCGCTCGCGTTCGCGCACTACCGGTCGTACGAGGAGTACTGGGCGCGTGTGGCGATCGCGACCGCGTTCCGCACCGATTCTCTCGAGGCCGTCGAGAAGCAGCGGGCGAACCTCTTCGGCCTGCGCGAGCGCGGCTGGCCCTCGGCATCCGTCCCGTTCCCCTCGACCGTCTCGGAGGCGCGCGCATGA
- a CDS encoding NUDIX domain-containing protein, with amino-acid sequence MTPTPAGTPGADVPDARGRTGLDRTGADLTRNPRVRVRDVELIASAWHVLRATIFDYLGDDGTWSTQRRETYDRGNGATILLYDAAARTVLLTRQFRWPVYVNDHPDGMLVETAAGLLDDDDPESAVRREAEEETGVSVGEIEHVFDVYMSPGSVTERLHFYAAPYDSATRSGDRGGLEEEGEEIEIVEVGIDEAMEMIRDGRIQDAKTIMLLQWAVLDGPFARR; translated from the coding sequence ATGACCCCCACCCCCGCCGGAACCCCGGGAGCCGATGTCCCCGACGCCCGCGGCCGCACGGGACTGGACCGCACCGGCGCGGATCTCACCCGCAACCCGCGTGTCCGGGTGCGCGACGTCGAGCTCATCGCGTCCGCCTGGCACGTGCTGCGCGCGACGATTTTCGACTACCTCGGTGACGACGGGACGTGGAGCACGCAGCGGCGCGAGACGTACGACCGCGGCAACGGTGCGACGATCCTCCTCTACGACGCCGCCGCCCGCACCGTCCTGCTGACGCGGCAGTTCCGCTGGCCGGTCTACGTGAACGACCACCCCGACGGCATGCTCGTGGAGACCGCAGCCGGACTCCTGGACGACGACGACCCCGAGTCGGCGGTGCGCCGGGAAGCGGAGGAGGAGACCGGGGTGTCGGTCGGCGAGATCGAGCACGTCTTCGACGTGTACATGAGTCCCGGGTCGGTCACCGAGCGGCTGCACTTCTACGCGGCGCCCTACGACTCCGCCACGCGCTCGGGCGATCGCGGCGGCCTCGAAGAGGAGGGCGAGGAGATCGAGATCGTCGAGGTCGGCATCGACGAGGCAATGGAGATGATCCGCGACGGGCGCATCCAGGACGCGAAGACCATCATGCTGCTGCAGTGGGCGGTGCTGGACGGCCCGTTCGCGCGACGCTGA
- a CDS encoding AAA family ATPase, which produces MDADVFEQVAGRILASMSRVIDGKPEAVRAALVVLLAEGHLLIEDVPGVGKTMLARALAASIDASVRRIQFTPDLLPGDVTGVSVFNPVSREFEFTAGAVFANVVIADEINRSSPKTQSALLEAMEEHQVTVDGRTHSLPDPFLVVATQNPLEMEGTYALPEAQRDRFMMRVSMGYPDARSEALMLRQRETVNPLEALRPVVTAAQVTALIGWARRVHVAPAIEDYAVALAHATREHADLRLGASPRATLQLVRAAKVWAALDGRGFVIPDDVTALLGPVFAHRLIPSRAAAGGRTAADVVDAALERIAGSVRVPLAARA; this is translated from the coding sequence ATGGACGCGGACGTCTTCGAGCAGGTCGCGGGTCGGATCCTCGCGTCGATGTCCCGCGTCATCGACGGCAAGCCGGAGGCCGTGCGGGCCGCGCTCGTCGTGCTGCTGGCCGAGGGGCATCTGCTGATCGAAGACGTCCCCGGTGTGGGCAAGACGATGCTCGCGCGGGCGCTGGCCGCGAGCATCGACGCGAGCGTGCGCCGCATCCAGTTCACGCCCGACCTGCTGCCCGGAGACGTCACCGGCGTGTCGGTGTTCAACCCGGTGTCACGGGAGTTCGAGTTCACCGCGGGCGCGGTGTTCGCGAACGTCGTGATCGCCGACGAGATCAACCGCTCCTCCCCCAAGACGCAGTCGGCGCTCCTGGAGGCGATGGAGGAGCACCAGGTCACGGTCGACGGCCGCACGCACAGCCTCCCCGACCCGTTCCTCGTCGTCGCGACGCAGAACCCGCTCGAGATGGAGGGCACGTACGCCCTCCCCGAGGCTCAGCGGGACCGCTTCATGATGCGCGTCTCGATGGGATACCCCGATGCGCGCAGCGAAGCGCTCATGCTGCGCCAGCGCGAAACGGTCAACCCGCTCGAGGCCCTGCGCCCGGTCGTGACGGCCGCGCAGGTGACCGCCCTCATCGGCTGGGCGCGCCGCGTGCACGTCGCACCGGCCATCGAGGACTACGCCGTCGCCCTCGCGCACGCCACGCGCGAGCACGCCGACCTGCGCCTGGGCGCGAGCCCGCGCGCGACGCTCCAACTCGTCCGCGCCGCGAAGGTGTGGGCCGCGCTCGACGGTCGCGGCTTCGTCATCCCCGACGACGTCACTGCGCTGCTCGGACCGGTGTTCGCCCACCGCCTCATCCCGAGCCGCGCCGCCGCCGGCGGCCGCACGGCCGCCGACGTCGTCGACGCGGCGCTCGAGCGCATCGCCGGCTCGGTGCGCGTGCCGCTCGCGGCGCGTGCGTGA
- a CDS encoding DUF58 domain-containing protein yields MRRARPLTARGAGALVAAIASFVVAHQAGIVELVYFGVLLLALLAVSVVSLFVARHTEAVTRSLSPDVVAVGRDSLVRVRVGLRSALPTAPGRWDDTLSDGLAGRAGGLFPAIGSGLRSESTVEVSYTVTGRRRGIHSLGPLTVTATDPFGLVRRRFRLGTRTRVTVAPAIVDLSALPRAAGEAGGMLQTATAQLGQGTDNLVARPYTPGDSMRRIHWRATAHRDTLMVRQEEQEASPRATVVLDRGALRWGSEALLTPGVDPAFETAVSTAVSATMRLVREGYTVELVDSDGTALWDPVTGGETSDVEALAAHLATLTTRKGDDLGRVAVMFAGVLTGPVVVVTGRLAAEDAVALAPAAHHSSLPILLGVGSAAAAVEHARGFGWHAATVPPESDPARAWGVAIDRGVTHVR; encoded by the coding sequence ATGAGACGCGCACGACCGCTCACGGCGCGGGGAGCGGGCGCGCTCGTCGCCGCGATCGCCTCGTTCGTCGTCGCCCATCAGGCGGGGATCGTCGAGCTCGTCTACTTCGGCGTGCTCCTGCTCGCGCTCCTCGCGGTGAGCGTCGTGTCGCTGTTCGTCGCGCGCCACACCGAGGCGGTCACCCGGTCGCTCTCCCCCGACGTGGTCGCGGTCGGGCGCGACAGCCTCGTGCGCGTGCGCGTGGGGCTGCGATCGGCGCTGCCGACGGCCCCCGGACGCTGGGACGACACGCTCTCGGACGGGCTCGCCGGCCGCGCCGGCGGCCTCTTCCCGGCCATCGGCTCGGGCCTGCGCAGCGAGAGCACCGTCGAGGTGTCGTACACGGTGACGGGCCGCCGCCGCGGCATCCACTCCCTCGGGCCGCTCACGGTCACCGCGACCGACCCGTTCGGGCTGGTGCGCCGCCGCTTCCGCCTCGGCACGCGCACCCGCGTGACGGTCGCCCCCGCCATCGTCGACCTGTCGGCCCTGCCGCGGGCGGCGGGCGAGGCGGGCGGGATGCTGCAGACTGCCACCGCCCAGCTCGGACAGGGAACCGACAACCTCGTCGCCCGCCCCTACACGCCCGGCGACTCCATGCGCCGCATCCACTGGCGTGCGACCGCCCACCGCGACACCCTCATGGTGCGGCAGGAGGAGCAGGAGGCGAGCCCGCGCGCGACGGTCGTGCTGGACCGTGGAGCGCTTCGATGGGGATCGGAGGCGCTGCTGACCCCCGGTGTCGATCCGGCCTTCGAGACCGCCGTGTCGACCGCGGTGTCGGCGACGATGCGACTCGTGCGCGAGGGGTACACGGTCGAACTCGTCGACTCCGACGGCACCGCGCTGTGGGATCCGGTGACCGGCGGCGAGACCTCCGACGTCGAGGCGCTCGCGGCGCACCTGGCGACCCTGACCACCCGCAAGGGCGACGATCTCGGACGCGTCGCCGTGATGTTCGCCGGCGTCCTGACCGGCCCCGTGGTCGTCGTCACCGGGCGCCTCGCCGCCGAGGACGCCGTCGCCCTCGCCCCGGCCGCACATCATTCGTCCCTGCCGATCCTCCTCGGGGTCGGGAGCGCGGCCGCCGCGGTGGAGCACGCCCGCGGCTTCGGATGGCACGCGGCGACCGTCCCGCCGGAGAGCGACCCCGCCCGCGCGTGGGGCGTCGCGATCGACCGCGGGGTGACCCATGTCCGCTGA
- a CDS encoding DUF3488 and transglutaminase-like domain-containing protein, protein MSADPWIARRATAEPGRRRTDALLAAGSFVAVIAATMPILRVIDNGPWFAGAVAMAAAVLGAGYGARWLRLPGVAVALVELAVWVLALTAVFGRTTALLWVVPTPDTFALVPVLVSGGADEIMLGAAPLTAGPPLTFVLVAAVGLLAVAIDHVVLTARMPLLGAIGLVAVSLIPSIAVPGDVDVLAFVLLAIAILFLLRVDTRARQRPGVVAAQAAADAPMRTSGATATAIGIGTVAVLVAVIAAPLLPAPVARAGSGGVGTGTTIDPTLQLGDDLRQPRETEVLSVRSDAPTPPYLRAVTLSRFDGAVWEPDEGRTVPLGDGGELPGLPPRDADIAASEYRTSIEITDLDSPWLPLPYPATLVAGLGDGWRTLPDNRTIVSRGDSTQGLSYDVVSSVARPTLEQIRAREAGGEVDAEAYALPDGLPPIIADTAREVTAGAGNDYDALTDMQAWFRSSEFSYSLEAPVEEGFDGSGADAVARFLEQREGYCVHYASAFALMARTLGMPTRIVVGYLPGTTTNTAEDGQTVYAVSSSQLHAWPEVHFAGIGWVPFEPTNSLGVPTSFTSALTPGTGTPADRAPENPAAPSAAPSATPTTGPRLPDEAATGGAGGGATTTDPWPGIGISALVLAALVAPGLLGALRHRRRLAAATEGDALAAWTDLQEVAIDLGIPVPATETPRMFGRRLVAAHGASPSDVDALVAAIERASYADDGRGAGGADLSGAVRSARDSLRAYAPRARRLLGQLVPRSLVVRPGSAYAHPPEPAAAR, encoded by the coding sequence ATGTCCGCTGATCCGTGGATCGCCCGGCGCGCGACCGCGGAGCCGGGCCGGCGACGCACCGACGCGCTCCTGGCGGCCGGCTCGTTCGTCGCGGTGATCGCCGCGACGATGCCGATCCTCCGCGTCATCGACAACGGGCCGTGGTTCGCCGGCGCCGTCGCGATGGCGGCCGCGGTGCTCGGCGCGGGCTACGGCGCTCGCTGGCTGCGGCTGCCGGGCGTCGCGGTCGCCCTGGTCGAGCTCGCGGTGTGGGTGCTCGCCCTCACGGCGGTGTTCGGTCGCACGACGGCGCTGCTGTGGGTGGTGCCGACGCCCGACACGTTCGCGCTCGTGCCGGTGCTCGTCTCCGGCGGCGCCGACGAGATCATGCTCGGCGCGGCGCCGCTCACCGCGGGGCCGCCGCTGACGTTCGTGCTCGTCGCGGCGGTCGGACTCCTCGCGGTCGCGATCGACCACGTCGTCCTGACGGCACGCATGCCACTCCTCGGCGCGATCGGCCTGGTCGCGGTCTCGCTCATCCCGTCGATCGCCGTGCCGGGCGACGTCGACGTGCTCGCCTTCGTGCTGCTCGCGATCGCGATCCTCTTCCTCCTGCGCGTGGACACGCGGGCGCGCCAGCGGCCCGGGGTCGTCGCCGCGCAGGCGGCGGCCGACGCCCCGATGCGCACGAGCGGCGCGACCGCCACGGCCATCGGCATCGGCACGGTCGCCGTGCTCGTCGCCGTCATCGCCGCGCCGCTCCTGCCGGCGCCCGTCGCCCGGGCGGGCTCGGGCGGCGTGGGCACCGGCACGACGATCGACCCGACGCTGCAGCTCGGCGACGACCTGCGCCAGCCGCGAGAGACCGAGGTGCTCTCGGTGCGCTCGGATGCGCCGACCCCGCCGTATCTGCGCGCGGTCACCCTCTCGCGGTTCGACGGGGCGGTGTGGGAGCCCGACGAGGGGCGTACCGTGCCGCTGGGCGACGGCGGGGAGCTCCCCGGCCTCCCGCCGCGCGACGCCGACATCGCCGCATCCGAGTATCGGACGAGCATCGAGATCACCGACCTCGATTCGCCGTGGCTCCCGCTCCCGTATCCCGCGACGCTCGTCGCGGGTCTCGGCGACGGCTGGCGGACGCTCCCCGACAACCGCACGATCGTCAGCCGCGGCGACTCGACGCAGGGCCTGTCGTACGACGTCGTCTCGTCCGTCGCCCGCCCCACGCTGGAGCAGATCCGCGCGCGCGAGGCCGGCGGCGAGGTCGACGCGGAGGCGTACGCGCTCCCGGACGGGCTGCCGCCGATCATCGCCGACACCGCGCGCGAGGTGACCGCGGGCGCGGGCAACGACTACGACGCACTGACGGACATGCAGGCGTGGTTCCGCAGCTCGGAGTTCTCGTACTCGCTCGAGGCGCCCGTGGAGGAAGGGTTCGACGGGAGCGGCGCCGACGCGGTCGCGCGGTTCCTCGAGCAGCGCGAGGGCTACTGCGTGCACTACGCGTCGGCGTTCGCGCTCATGGCCCGCACGCTCGGGATGCCCACGCGCATCGTCGTCGGGTACCTGCCGGGCACCACCACGAACACCGCCGAGGACGGCCAGACGGTGTACGCCGTGTCGAGCAGCCAGCTGCACGCCTGGCCCGAGGTGCACTTCGCCGGCATCGGCTGGGTGCCCTTCGAGCCGACGAACAGCCTCGGGGTGCCCACGAGCTTCACGTCGGCGCTCACACCCGGGACGGGGACGCCCGCCGACCGCGCGCCGGAGAATCCGGCGGCGCCCTCGGCCGCGCCGAGTGCGACTCCGACCACGGGGCCGCGGCTGCCCGACGAGGCCGCGACGGGCGGGGCGGGCGGCGGCGCGACCACGACCGATCCGTGGCCGGGCATCGGCATCAGCGCGCTCGTGCTCGCGGCGCTCGTCGCCCCGGGGCTCCTGGGAGCGCTGCGGCACCGCCGCCGACTCGCGGCCGCCACGGAAGGCGACGCCCTCGCGGCATGGACCGATCTCCAGGAGGTCGCGATCGACCTGGGCATCCCGGTTCCCGCCACGGAGACGCCGCGCATGTTCGGCCGCCGCCTGGTCGCTGCCCACGGCGCCTCGCCGTCCGATGTCGACGCGCTCGTCGCCGCGATCGAGCGCGCGAGCTATGCCGACGACGGGCGGGGTGCCGGGGGCGCCGACCTGTCCGGCGCCGTCCGATCGGCGCGGGACAGTCTCCGCGCCTATGCGCCGCGCGCCCGGCGCCTTCTCGGTCAGCTCGTCCCGCGCTCGCTCGTGGTGCGCCCGGGGTCGGCGTACGCGCATCCGCCGGAGCCGGCCGCCGCACGCTGA
- a CDS encoding phosphatase PAP2 family protein yields the protein MTDAAEREPAPLEEPDARRRAAVVVALAAALAFVTLRFVVVGSGRAPLPVDRWWDALMMSVLTPVGVVAAWVPAIVGGTIGMIVLSVIGVTSLLFARRRWDAAALGLAIAVVVAVGAPMAAVIARLRPSESLAESVPTSFPSGHTAVATATAVALALIFRRAWIWALGALWVVVMGVSRTYLHAHWLTDVVAGVLEGIAVATLVWCLVETARERRALQRAGAGAAALAQPLSAADRDR from the coding sequence GTGACGGATGCAGCGGAGAGGGAGCCGGCGCCTCTCGAAGAGCCCGACGCGCGCCGGCGCGCGGCCGTCGTCGTCGCGCTCGCCGCGGCGCTGGCGTTCGTGACACTGCGCTTCGTCGTCGTGGGGTCCGGTCGCGCGCCGCTGCCGGTGGACCGCTGGTGGGACGCGCTCATGATGTCGGTCCTGACCCCCGTCGGCGTGGTCGCCGCGTGGGTGCCCGCCATCGTGGGCGGGACGATCGGAATGATCGTCCTGAGCGTCATCGGGGTCACGAGCCTCCTCTTCGCACGGCGGCGGTGGGACGCCGCCGCACTGGGTCTCGCCATCGCCGTGGTCGTGGCCGTCGGCGCCCCCATGGCCGCCGTCATCGCGCGCCTGCGCCCGTCCGAGTCGCTCGCCGAGAGCGTGCCGACCTCGTTCCCCTCGGGGCACACGGCCGTGGCGACGGCCACGGCCGTCGCCCTCGCCCTCATCTTCCGGCGCGCGTGGATCTGGGCGCTGGGTGCGCTCTGGGTCGTCGTCATGGGCGTCAGCCGCACCTACCTCCACGCGCACTGGCTCACGGATGTCGTCGCCGGCGTGCTCGAAGGCATCGCCGTGGCGACGCTGGTGTGGTGCCTCGTCGAGACGGCGCGCGAGCGCCGCGCGCTGCAGCGGGCCGGCGCGGGTGCAGCCGCCCTCGCGCAACCCCTGTCCGCTGCCGATCGCGACCGGTAG